Genomic window (Brachyspira hampsonii):
ATGACCTATCATGTTCTCTTGTATATAAACTGCTACAAATGTTTTACCATTATGCACATTTATAGTGAAACCTATCATTTCTGGAATAATTGTTGAAGCACGGCTGTAAGTTTTTATTTGGTGCTTATTATCTCCAGCTTGTATTTTCTTAAAAAGATTCTTATCTACAAAAGGTCCTTTTTTAATAGAGCGAGACATTATTTTTTACCCCCTCTTCTTTTGATTATTAATCTGTCAGAATATTTATGTTTCTTTCTAGTTTTGTATCCCTTAGTAGGTACACCTGTTGGTGAAACAGGATGCGGATTACCTTGTCCGCTTTTACCTTCACCACCGCCATGCGGGTGATCTACCGGGTTCATTACAACACCTCTTACTTTTGGTCTTCTGCCTTTATGTCTTGTAGTACCAGCTTTACCATCAGTAGTATTGAAATGATCTAGGTTGCCAATTTGACCTATAGTAGCATAACAATTTTCTAAGATTCTTCTCTCTTCACCAGAACGAAGTCTTATTACACAATAACCGCCTGATTTAGCTGTTATCTGAGCACCACCTCCTGCTGCTCTAACAAGCTGACCGCCTTTTCCAGGAGTTATTTCAATGTTATGTATTATAGTACCTAATGGAATTTTTTTCAATGGTAAAGTACAACCAACTTTAACTTTTGCATTTTCTCCGCTTACTACTCTATCACCTACATTAAGTCCCAATGGCCATATTATGTATCTTTTTTCGCCATCTGTATAGTGTAATAGTGCTATACGAGCAGTTCTGTTAGGATCATACTCTATAGAAACTACTTTAGCCTCTATATCATGCTTATCTCTTCTAAAATCTACAAATCTAAATAGTTTTTTATGTCCGCCTCCGCGACGACGCATAGTGATACGACCATTAGAACCGCGTCCGCTTATACGTTTTTTTCCGCATACTAATGATTTACAAGGCTCATTTGTCGTAATATCCGAAAAGTCCACTACTGTACGATAGCGTAAACTTGGTGTTGTCGGTTTAAATTTCTTAATAGCCATCGGTTATCCCTCATTATTTTACTATATCTATTGATTCTTTGCCGTCAAGAACTATTATCGCTTTCTTATAACTGCGTGTATATCCGCGTCTGCTCATTCTGCGATTTTTCTTCTTTGGCTTAACATTTATTATTTTACAATCTAGCGGATGTACATTAAATATTTTTTCAACCGCTTTCATCAATTCCTGCTTATTAGCATCCTGTCTTACTTTAAATACATAATAACGCTTTTCTGTTCCTCTAGGCTCAGTTCTAAGCATATTACTTTTTTCTGTAAGTATAGGTTCAATTAAAAGTGAATACATACTCATATTTTTTAACCCTTAATTCTAGCATTTAATTTAGATAAAGCTGTTTTAGTAAAATATACCTCATCAGCATAAAATAAAGGATGTATAGACATACTGTCTGCATTTACAAGCTTTAAATCTTTGATGTTTCTTAAAGATAATAATAATTTATTGTAATTATCACCTAAAGATTCATCTTTACCTACTACAAATGCTACTTTTCTTGTATTTGGTTCTTTAACCTTACTTATAAAACTAGCCATTCTTTTTGTTTTAGGAGCATCAAAAGTGAAGTCCTCAAAAACTTTAAGAACATTCTTTCCATATTTTAAAGATAAAACAGACAATAGAGCCTTACGTTTCATTTTCTTTGGCAATCTATAGCTATAATCGCGAGGCTTAGGAGTATGTGTTTTACCACCGCCTACCCAAATTGGGGATCTTGTAGAACCTGCTCTAGCTCTTCCTGTACCTTTTTGTCTCCAAGGTTTTTTACCGCCTCCTGAAACTTCTGCTCTTGTTTTTGTAGAGTGAGTACCCTGGCGTCTGTTAGCTAATTCATTTTTGATTGCTTCGTAAAGTAGATTATTGTTAACTTCTGATTTAAATATCTCATCAACAATCTCTAAATTGCCTACGCTATCTCCATTTTCATTTAGTATTACTACTTCCATTTTATCATCCTGTTATTATTTCACTCTATTAATTCATTGAGTTCTTTTTCTTATTGCGTTTCTTTACTGCTGATGTTAATTTAACTATGCTATTAACTGCACCTGGTATAGCACCTTTAATCATAATCAAATTATCATCGGGTCTTATTTCAACCACTTTTAAATTTTGAATAGTAGTTAAAGTATTACCCATATGTCCAGGCATACCTTTACCTTTCCATACTCTTGCAGGGTAACTGTTACAGCCTATAGAACCTGCTCTTCTTCTAAAGTTAGAACCATGGCTCATAGGACCGCCGTCATAATTATGTCTTTTCATTACGCCAGCAAAACCTCTACCCTTACTCAAAGAACTAACATCTATAAAATCGCCTGCTTGAAATATATCTGCTTTAAGCTCTTGTCCTACTGTATAAGAGCTAGTATTGTCCATTCTGAACTCTTTTAAATATTTCTTAGGCTCTAAATTTGCTTTTTTAAACTGACCTATTTGAGGCTTTTTCAAATGCTTTTCTTTCACGGCACCATACCCTAATTGAATAGCACTGTAGCCATCTTTCTCATTATCTCTTATCTGCATAACTGTGCATGGTCCAGCCTCTACTACTGTTACTGCTATAGCATTACCAGTTTCATCGAAAACTGTTGTCATACCCAATTTTTTGCCAATTATTCCTACCATCGGCGAATCCTCTATAATGATTTTACTTACTACTTTTTAATGTTTCAAACTATTACAGATAAAACGTAGTAAAGCTTTATCTTTAATATTTTTTAATTAAACGCTTATTTAAGCTGAACATCAACCCCAGCTGGAAGCGCCAATTTCTTAAGAGACTCTGTTGTCTGAGGTGTTACATCAAAGATATCTATTAATCTTTTATATATACGCATCTCAAATTGTTCTCTTGACTTTATGTTTACATGCGGACTTCTTATTACTGTTACCTTACGAATACTTGTAGGCAATGGTATAGGTCCTGATACTCTAGCTCCTGTTTTCTTTACACTAGCTACTATAGACTGAGCTGATTGATCAATAAGCTCAATATCAAAGGCTTTTAGTTTAACTCGTATTTTCTGTTCTTTCATAGCTTGAATTACTCGCTTTCTCTTAATTTATTAAAGGGTATATCTTTAATTAAAAAGGCATACCCTTTTATTTCGCTCTTAATTATTCTAATATTTTTGTTACAACACCGTTACCTACTGTTTTACCACCTTCACGAATAGCAAATCTTTGCTTTTCTTCCATAGCGATTGGAGTGATAAGTTCAATAGTTAAGTTAGCATTATCACCAGGCATAATCATTTGTGCACCTTCTGCCAAATTAATTACTCCTGTTACATCTGTTGTTCTGAAGTACATTTGAGGTCTGTAACCTGTTACGAAACCGCTGTGTCTTCCGCCTTCTTCTTTTTTCAAGATATAAACTTCAGCTTCAAATTTTTTATGAGGTGTAATTGTACCAGGTTTAGCTAATACTTGTCCTCTTTCTACTTCTTTACGTTCAATACCTCTTAAAAGACAGCCAACATTGTAACCTGCTATACCTACTACTTCTTTTTTGAACATTTCTACACCTGTACAAGTAGTTTTCTTAGTAGGTCTTATTCCAACGATTTCTACTTCATTACCTTTTTCAATTTTACCTCTTTCAATTCTTCCTGTAACAACTGTACCTCTTCCAGGAATTGAGTATACATCTTCTATTGACATTAAGAAGTCTTTATCTACTTCACGAACTGGATCTGGAATATATGTATCTAATGCATTTAATAAGTCTATTATACATTTACAATCTGGATCTGTTCTAGGATCTTTACCTGCTTCAATAGCTTGAATAGCTTTAATAGCAGAACCTCTAATAATAGGTGTTTTAGATCCGTCAAAACCATAATGATCTAATACATCTATTACTTCTGCTTCTACGATTTCAGCCATTTCTGGGTCATCTAATTTATCACATTTATTTAAGAATACTACAATGTAATTTACACCTACTTGTCTTGAAAGAAGTACGTGTTCTTTTGTTTGAGGCATTACACCGTCTTCTGCTGATACTACCAAGATAGCTCCGTCCATTTGAGCTGCACCTGTAATCATGTTTTTAATGTAGTCAGCGTGACCTGGACAGTCTACGTGAGCATAGTGTCTATGATCTGATTCATATTCAACGTGTGATGTTGCGATTGTTAATATTTTTGTTGGGTCTCTTCTACCTTGACTTTCAGAAGCTTTTGCTACTGAGTCATAAGCAACTTTCTGTACTGTTGCTGGGAACATAGCAGATGATACTGCTGTTATTGCTGATGTTAATGTTGTTTTACCATGGTCTACGTGTCCAATAGTACCAACGTTTACGTGTGTTTTTGTACCTTCGTAAGTTCCTTTAGCCATTTTAATCCTCCAATTATTTATCCTTTAGGAAATTTGTTTTTTATTTTAATACTAATATTTTATTAGTTACTTACTTACTATTACCCATTCTAGCACCTATTATCTCTTCTGCTACATTTTTAGGTACTTCCTCATAATGTGAGAACTGCATTGTATAGCTTGCTCTACCCTGAGAAACATTCCTTATACTTGTTGTATAACCAAACATCTCAGCAAGAGGTACAGTAGCATTGATGGATTTATAACCTGATTTATCTGTAAATCCATGAACCTGACCTCTTCTTGAAGCTAAGTCTCCTATTATATCACCCATATAATCTTCAGGAGTTACAACTTCTACTGTCATCATAGGTTCCAATAAATAAGGATCTGCTTTTTTACAGCCTTCTTTAAATCCCATAGAAGCAGCAATTTTAAATGCCATTTCTGATGAGTCTACAGGGTGGAATGATCCGTCATAAGCTGATACTATAACATCAAGCATAGGATAGTTAGCAAGAACTCCTGTATTCATAGATTCTATACAGCCTTTTTCTACTGCCGGTATATATTCTCTTGGAACTGCTCCTCCAACGATTTCATTGTTAAATTTGAATCCGGCATTAGGTTCATTAGGTCCTATTCTTAGCCATACATCACCATACTGACCTTTACCGCCTGACTGACGAACAAATTTACCTTGTACCTCAACCGTTTTCTTAATACCTTCTCTATAAGATACTTGAGGGCGTCCAACATTTGCCTCAACTTTATATTCTCTTTTCATTCTATCGCAGATAATTTCTAAGTGAAGCTCACCCATACCTGCTATGATTGTCTGTCCTGTTTCTTCATCAAAGCTAACTCTGAATGTTGGATCTTCTTCAGCAAGTCTTGATAAAGCAACTGACATTTTATCTCTGTCGCCTTTTGTTTTAGGTTCTATAGCAACATTAATTACAGGCTCTGGGAAGTTAATTGATTCTAATATTATAGGAGCATTTTCAGGACATAATGTATCACCTGTTGTAGTATCTTTAAGACCTACTGCTGCTGCTATATCACCAGCATATACCTGCTCAATTTCTTCTCTTTTATTAGCATGCATCTGAAGTATTCTTCCGATACGCTCTCTTTTACCTTTTGTTGCATTAAGAACATAAGAACCTGATTCTAAAATTCCTGAATAAACTCTCAAGAATGCTATTTTTCCTACATGAGGATCTGTCATTATTTTGAATGCTAATGCACTAAATTTCTCATCATCAGATATTTTTCTTTTTATAACATTACCATCTAAATCAGTACCTTCTACCTCAGGTTTATCTATAGGAGATGGTAAATAATCAACAACACCATTAATTAATACTTGAATACCTTTATTTTTGAATGCTGTACCGCAGAACATTGGGAAGAAATCTGCTGTTAAAGTTGCTGTTCTTATAAGTCTTTTTATAGTAGGAACATCTATTTCCTCACCTTCAAAGAACTTATTCATAGCATCGTCATCATATTCAACGATTGCTTCTAATAATGAGTTTCTATATTCTTCTGCTTTTTCTTTCAATTCAGGTCTGATTTCTCTCTCTTCCATTTTCATACCGTCTTCAGAAACCCAAATTATCTCTTTCATATTTACTAAGTCAACAACACCCTCGAAATTGCTTTCTGCACCTATAGGTATAACTACAGGGTGACTGTTAGCTTTTAATCTTTCTCTTGTTTGATCTAAAACAGAATAGAAATTAGCTCCTATCCTATCCATTTTATTAACAAAAATAGCTCTAGGAATCTTATAATTACTAGCTTGTCTCCAAACTGTTTCACTCTGAGGCTGAACACCTCCTACTGAACAGAAAACACCTACTGCACTGTCTAATACTCTCAAAGATCTTTCTACCTCAGCAGTAAAGTCAACGTGCCCCGGAGTGTCTATCAAATTAATTCTATGACCATTCCAAAAACAAGTTGTTGCAGCAGAAGTAATTGTAATACCTCTTTCTCTTTCCTGTTCCATCCAGTCCATTTCAGCTGCACCTTCATGAACTTCCCCAATCTTATGGGTCTTACCTGTAAAATACAAAATACGCTCACTTAAAGTAGTTTTACCAGCATCAATGTGAGCCATAATACCAATATTGCGTGTGTTTTCTAATGAAATTTGACGTGCCACTAAACTTTCTCCTTAAAAACTACCACCTGAAGTGAGCAAATGCTTTGTTACCTTCAGCCATTCTATGAACTGTATCTCTCTTAGCAACCGCCTGACCTTTTCCGTCTATAGCATCAGCTATTTCATTTGATAAACGCTCTACCATGCTTCTTCCGCCTCTTTTTCTTGAAGCATCTATAAGCCATGTAAAAGCTAAAGAATTCTGTCTGTCTGGTCTTACATCAACAGGAACCTGATATGTAGAACCTCCAACTCTTCTTGATTTTACCTCTACACGAGGTTTGATATTTTCAATAGCTTCGTTAAAAGCCTCTAAACCTTCTTTACCTGTTTTCTGCTTAACTAAATCCATAGCTTTATAAAATATATTTTCAGCTTTGCTTTTTTTACCGTCATACATTAACTTATTTATAAATTTACTAATAATAACGCTTCCATAAACAGGATCAGCATCTATTTTTCTAGTTTGTGCTCTTCTTCTTCTAGCCATATTAATTTACTCCATTCATTAAGCCTTTGGTTTTTTAGTACCATATTTACTTCTAGCTTTCATTCTCTTTTCTACACCTGTAGCTTCACGGCTTCCGCGAACTATGTGATAACGGCAACCAGGTAAGTCTTTAACACGGCCGCCTCTTATAAGCACACGGTTGTGTTCTTGCAATGTATGGTCTATACCAGGAATATAAGCTGTTACTTCCATACCATTTGTTATTCTTACACGGGCAATTTTACGCATAGCTGAGTTAGGTTTTTTTGGTGTAGTTGTTGTTACACGAGTACAAACACCTTCTCTTTGCGGACATTTCATTAATGCAGGCGATTTTGTTTTATTTATTATACGCTTGCGACCTTTTCTTACTAATTGATTAATTGTAGGCATAAAATACAAAACCTCTAATTCTTTATTTTTTTACAAGTCAATCCGTTTTAAGGAATGACACATTAATATTTTTCTTTTATAAAACTTCAAACACGAAACAGTATTTATTAACTGAGCAATTATAGTATTAAAACTTAATCATAGTGAGAAAAACCATACTATACGCTTTAATCGCTTTTATGAAAGTTAGAGCATTATAAAGCAACTATACAAAAAAATCAATAGTATTTAATAGTTTTTTATTATTTTTTTTCATTTTAATTAATGTTTCTTAATATTTTGCCTATAATAAGCAATTCAAAATTAATCAAAAATTATAGATATTTATGACTATTAGACTTGGTATATTTCATAAAAAATAAAAATTAAATATCATCAATTTCCTAATAAATATTGCAAAAAAATTATATTTATAGCATAATTAAACTTAATAATATTTAGGAATTATTTATGAGCAATATCAATCAAAACGAAATAGAAAAATTAAAATTTGATGAAAAAGGTCTAATACCTGCAATAGTTATAGATTATTATACAAGAGAAGTTTTAACTCTAGCATATATGAACAAAGAAAGTCTTGAAATAAGCATTAAAGAAGGAAAGACTTGTTTTTACAGCAGAAGCAGACAGGAACTTTGGAGAAAAGGAGAAACTTCCGGAAATTACCAGCATATACAAGCTATAAAATCCGATTGTGATAATGATGCTTTAGTTATCGAAGTAATAAAAGACGGACCTGCATGCCATACAGGTGCTGAATCTTGCTTTTTTAATGAAATATATTCAAAAGAAGATTATAAAGATTTTTCAATAGATAAATTATACAATCTCATAAAGGGAAGAAAAACTAATAAAACAGAAGGATCATACACAACTTATTTATTTAATAGCGGAATAGATAAAATATTAAAAAAAGTTGGAGAAGAATGCACAGAGGTTATAATAGGTGCCAAAAATGATTCCAATAAAGAAACTATATATGAAATATCTGATTTGTTATATCATACTCTAGTATTAATGGTTGAAAAAAATATAACAATAAATGACATAAAAGAAGAACTTGCCGGCAGATCTATAATAGACAAAAAAGAAAAACAAAAAAGTATGAAATAAACATAAAATTAACAAAAATACTTTTATACCATATAAAAATCCAAATTATAAATAATTATTTTTTATATAAATATACACATAAAAAATTTTATTATACTATAAATTTAACACAAAAATACACACTATATCTTTTATTCCATAAAATATAAATATAATTTTAAAAAATACCCATATATTATAGAATTTGTAATATATAAAATCAAAAATATAAAATATATTATATTAATTTTTTTAAAAAATATAGAAAAATATTAAAAAACATGGAAAAATTCACAATTACAAATTGCAATATTTTATATACCGGTATATACTATGAAAGAATTATAAAAAATAAATTAATTTATGGAAATATACCATGAAAATAATATCTATTATTTCATTTATAAGTATCGTTTTAATAACTTCATGCACAAAAGATTATGGAGTAAAAATTACTAAACCCGGAGCAGATTTAATATTATCAAAAATGCAAAGCGGTAATTGGGCTGGTGCAAAATCTGATGGAAATACACTTACCATTAGCGGAAGTTCAGGAACACTTAATGGAAATTATACTTTTGAAGAACCTATATTAGGTATAGGAGGAGTATATAAAGACAGCAATGGAGAATATATAATGGCTGCTCCATCTGGAAATGAACTTTATGTTGTAAAAATGAATGAAGAGGCTAAAAAAGCAGTAGATGCTGTACTTGATGTTCTTGATGATGAAGGAGGAGAGGCGGTTGTTGGAAATTTGATAAGTGCAATTATAGATAAAGGTGCTGATAAAATAGATTTGAGTAATTCTGATGAAATATTAAAAGGTACTAATCTTACTGCTGACAAAAAAGCTGAAATTGAAAATATATTAAAAAACTCCAGCGGAGGATTTACTGCAGGAGAAGCTATAAAATAAATAAGTGGTTTTTATTATGAGAAAATGTTTAATATTATTATCTGTTTTATTTTGCTTTCATATTTATGCTTATTCTAAAGGGCTTCCTCTTTCAACAGAAGTAACAGGCGAAGATTACAGTTGGATAAAAGGAAGACAAATGATAAGCTTTAATTTAAATCCGGGAGGAGCTATTTTTTATCCGCTGCTGTTTAATACTACTGTAAATAATGCTGCAAATCTAAGCGGATTAATAGGAATTAATTTAGGCGATATAAATAAATATTTTGATTATGCTGATGCAAAAGGATCTGCTTGGTATATTCCGGCTATTTCATATTCATTATTTGTTCATAATCAAATAGCTTTGGAAGCAGGAATAGGTATTTATTCTAGCACTTATGATTTAACTATTACAAAAGAAAATGCTGGAAAGTTATTGGAAACTTTAGGACAGGGAAATTATGCTAATGTTGTTGGCGGAGATACAGTTTTCAATGCATCATTTATATTTATGCCTGCAACATTTGGAGTAAAATTTTACGGCCCTAAAAGGCAATTCTATAATGCTTTTCGTTTCGGAATAGATGCATTTTTCTATACTGTAACCACAGATAATGGGCTTACCGGTATAAAAACTGAACATACAGTTCATGATGCTGCTTTATATATTTCTTATGAATTGGGTTGGAATATAGAATTATTCCCTACTAAAGAATGGAGAGTAAAACCAACTATTGATATTGCTATTCTTGAAATAGGATATTATGTAAGACCTTGGACTGGAAATGTATATAATACAGTAGCGGGAGGGGTTACTTCTCTAACTGCTGGTTTTTCAGCATTTAATATACCTGCTTGGAGCAGTTTCCCTGATTGGGCTAAATATCTTTCAAATATAAGATTTGCATTGTTTCCTAGAATTGGATTCAGTTTAAGATTTTAATGGATTTGAATTATGAATATAAAGAAAATTATCATTTTTACATCTATACTAATTTTTATATCAGCTACTATAATTAATGCTCAGGATTATTTAAAGCATTCTTTAGGGATAGACTTTGGTACCACATTATTTTCCATGGGTACTATGCCGCTTATCACTGAATTAATATTCAAGACACAAGAAGGAGCAAGCGGTAAATTTTATGATGGTAAATTCGGAATAAGATTAACATATAATTACACTTATCTGCCTAAACAATCAATAGATGCCACTTTAGGTTTTTATGCATTTGATACTCACTACAGTGATTATTCAGAACCTGTAAGAAATAATGCCGGAGATATCATAGCCTCTGCTGCTCTAAGTAAATTTTATAATGGAAGTACAATAGCTATACCTGCTTCTATAGGAGTGAGATTTTACTTCAATAAAAATGATACCCCTAGCGGATTTTTCCTCCTTCCTAAAGTTGGTATGACTACATTCATAGTTAATGGTAAAGAATTAAGAAATGATGGAACTACAAGATATAAAACTACTACTGTTTATGACTTTTATATATCCGGAGAAATGGGATTCAGAATAGATTTATTTTCTAAAACAGGTGCCGATTGGGAAGTTCGTCCGTTTATAGATATATCTTTACTTGATATAGGTTATTCTTTTACACCGGGCATTAGATTAATACCGCTTCCTAGATTGGCTATAGGTATATCTTTTTAATAATTGATAATGTTTTGTAAGGTTTTTAGTATGAAAAAAATTTTATTAATATCAATAATAACTTGCTTTATGAGTTCATCTTTGTTTCCGCTGATAGATGCATTTTATATAGCACCTAAAATTGTATACAACTTTAACGATTCTGGTTTTAAAAATAATAAAAATCAGAGAATAATGAATAATTATCTTGGAGCGGGTTTTTCTGCAGGTTTTGATTTCTATAGATATCAAAAAAACATACCTTTGAGATTAGAATTGGAATATACTTTCAAAGATGGTATGACAGGAAATTATCATACTGCAAATATAGTAAAACAATCTCAGCATTCTATATTAGCTGCCGCTTACTATAGCATGCATATATATCATATAAAAAAGAGCGAATTAAAAACTATTACCGCTGAAGAAATATATAGCAGAACTCCTATAATGTCATTATATTTAGGACTCTTAATGGGAACAAAAATAAATGCAAATACTTATGACAGATGGTTTGAAGAAAATGGAAGAGTAAAAGCTACTGTAACAGTACCTAGTCCTACATTCGCAATAGGAGGTGCTGTGGGAATTGACATATATGTTACTAGTTTCCTTAACTTGGATATAGGATACAGAATATTATATGGTTTAGATAATGTTTTATCACATGAATTTGCTATAGCAGCTAGATTCCCAATACCAGATCTGAGGAAATGATACTTATGAAAAAAATAGCTTTATTATTATTATTATTAATTGCACTTGCTTCATGCAAAACAGGAACTATGATTATAATGCCTGTACAGAATGTTCAAATGCCTGCTTATCCTCCTCAAAGTCATTCAGGAGAGAAAAGCAAATATAAATTTAGTAGCAATTATAATTTAAATAATAGTTTAGGTATGAACAATTATTTATTTAATAATACTAACACTAATAATTTATTCAGAAAAAATTTTGTTTATTTAAAATAAAAGGGTTGTTATATGAAACGATTAGTAATTATATTATTATTTTTTATTGTTGCTTTTTCTAGTAAAAACCTTTCTGCAGCAATTTTCTCAGGTGTTTATATAGCCCCTAAAATCAATTTTAAACATGAGGCTCTAAATAAAACAAATAGATTAGAATTAGGAAAACTTCCTTTTCTTGAAAAAAACAATTATATAGGCGGAGGTTTTGCTGTAGGATATGATTTATTTAGAAAAACTAGATTAGTGCCTTTAAGACTTGATATAGAATATATGTTTCAGGGAGTAATTGGTAAAAAAGACACTTGGATGCAAAGCATAATGGCAAGTGTATATTATGATATAAATATATTTTTTGTAAAAAACAATGAATTGGATAATCTCACTACTAGGGCTCTTTACAGTAGAATTCCTAATATGAGTATATATTTTGGATTATCTTTTGGAAACAGATTATATCAAATGCATTATGTTTATGATAATATAGGAAAAGCTATTATTACTAGAAGTTCTTTTGCATTTGGAATTAATGCTGGTTTAGTTTATAATATACTTGATTGGTTTGCTTTGGATTTAGGATATAGATATTTATTAGGTTTTGGTTTTAATGATGCTCATGAGGTGCTTCTCGGAGCTAGATTTACAATAAGGTAATAAATATAAATTATTGTATTAAGAGGTTAATTATGATAAATAAAATTTTACCTTTAATATTTTTATTAATTTTTGCTGTTTCATGTTCTACTAATGATAAGTATGTTGTGGTATTGGCTTTCAGCAAGAATCTGCATGCTGTACTTTATAATGATAATAGTCAAACTGCAAAAACAGCATCAAAAACTTATATTCAAGAAGATGATATAAAAACTATAGCTGATTCTATAAAAGAAGAAGATGACATAAAAATCCTGAATGATTCACTAAAAGAAGAGAATACAAATAATCAGCAAAT
Coding sequences:
- the hisIE gene encoding bifunctional phosphoribosyl-AMP cyclohydrolase/phosphoribosyl-ATP diphosphatase HisIE — encoded protein: MSNINQNEIEKLKFDEKGLIPAIVIDYYTREVLTLAYMNKESLEISIKEGKTCFYSRSRQELWRKGETSGNYQHIQAIKSDCDNDALVIEVIKDGPACHTGAESCFFNEIYSKEDYKDFSIDKLYNLIKGRKTNKTEGSYTTYLFNSGIDKILKKVGEECTEVIIGAKNDSNKETIYEISDLLYHTLVLMVEKNITINDIKEELAGRSIIDKKEKQKSMK
- a CDS encoding cell envelope biogenesis protein OmpA; this translates as MKKILLISIITCFMSSSLFPLIDAFYIAPKIVYNFNDSGFKNNKNQRIMNNYLGAGFSAGFDFYRYQKNIPLRLELEYTFKDGMTGNYHTANIVKQSQHSILAAAYYSMHIYHIKKSELKTITAEEIYSRTPIMSLYLGLLMGTKINANTYDRWFEENGRVKATVTVPSPTFAIGGAVGIDIYVTSFLNLDIGYRILYGLDNVLSHEFAIAARFPIPDLRK
- a CDS encoding outer membrane protein, with the protein product MKRLVIILLFFIVAFSSKNLSAAIFSGVYIAPKINFKHEALNKTNRLELGKLPFLEKNNYIGGGFAVGYDLFRKTRLVPLRLDIEYMFQGVIGKKDTWMQSIMASVYYDINIFFVKNNELDNLTTRALYSRIPNMSIYFGLSFGNRLYQMHYVYDNIGKAIITRSSFAFGINAGLVYNILDWFALDLGYRYLLGFGFNDAHEVLLGARFTIR